From a single Fulvivirga ulvae genomic region:
- a CDS encoding LiaF transmembrane domain-containing protein, with protein MREHNTNDKRFWLGIIFVIFGGFWLLDNLDIIPYYFSDMLFSWESFLILLGVYFILGRKKIEPGIIMIAVGGVFLMQDMGLFYVRNIWQLFLPAIVIVIGISLIMRRSTFGRHLDGDEKKNDLDYIDDFAVFGGRERTIDSQNFRGGRITAMFGGSQMDLRTADLAAGNNVLDVFVIFGGTEIIVPPDWTVHVEVFSLLGGFSDKRATALKVVPNPDKVLIIKGFVMFGGGDVKLQR; from the coding sequence ATGAGAGAGCACAATACAAACGACAAGAGGTTCTGGTTAGGTATCATCTTTGTCATCTTTGGCGGATTCTGGCTACTGGATAACCTCGACATCATTCCATATTATTTCTCCGATATGTTGTTTTCATGGGAGTCCTTTCTAATCTTGCTGGGTGTGTACTTCATATTGGGAAGAAAGAAAATAGAACCCGGTATTATTATGATCGCCGTAGGCGGAGTATTTCTTATGCAGGACATGGGCCTTTTTTACGTGCGGAACATATGGCAGCTATTCTTACCTGCGATCGTTATTGTCATAGGTATTTCGTTGATCATGCGTCGCTCAACTTTTGGCCGGCACCTTGATGGAGACGAAAAAAAAAATGATCTGGACTATATTGATGATTTTGCAGTTTTCGGCGGGCGTGAACGTACAATTGACTCACAAAACTTTAGAGGTGGTCGGATAACGGCGATGTTTGGAGGCTCACAAATGGACTTACGGACAGCTGATCTGGCAGCCGGTAATAATGTGTTGGATGTATTTGTAATCTTTGGAGGTACCGAAATCATTGTTCCGCCAGACTGGACAGTCCATGTTGAAGTATTCTCACTTTTGGGAGGTTTTAGCGATAAACGTGCCACAGCTTTGAAAGTAGTGCCTAATCCCGACAAAGTTTTGATTATCAAAGGGTTTGTTATGTTTGGAGGTGGAGATGTAAAATTGCAGAGATAA
- a CDS encoding sensor histidine kinase, with amino-acid sequence MKHPLAGKAVIFYVSAWAAVIAVHAVLLYYHYQLPLSISLADAVISNILLAGIGLSYWYVVQYISPDSQGISGVIISHILGASISALLVVYGASSALSAFFSENDSYSDLVDGSFLWRIIISVFFLALIIMVYYLLRYNNNLRLKEQEELQLQGMLRHSELEMLKFQINPHFIFNSLNSVSSLTITDPDKARDMVIKLSDFLRSSLGNQSPEKHSLKDELAQMQLYLDIERVRFGDRLTAVHEIDPACQSMTLPNMILQPIYENAIKYGIYEQLEGVEIKTTCKCEDGNLKVSVSNNYDSEGAPQKGKGIGLKNVRNRLELTYGTMGLMTIEKEKTIFTVHLLIPQPPKK; translated from the coding sequence ATGAAACACCCACTGGCAGGTAAAGCCGTTATATTTTATGTATCCGCATGGGCAGCAGTGATCGCTGTTCATGCGGTTTTACTCTATTATCATTATCAGCTACCGTTATCGATTTCATTAGCCGACGCAGTTATATCGAATATACTGTTGGCAGGAATAGGGCTGAGCTATTGGTATGTTGTGCAATATATTTCCCCGGATAGTCAGGGCATTTCCGGTGTTATTATCAGCCATATTCTCGGAGCTTCCATATCAGCGCTGCTTGTAGTTTATGGAGCAAGTTCAGCTCTTTCGGCCTTTTTTAGCGAAAACGACAGTTATAGCGACTTAGTGGACGGGTCCTTCTTATGGCGAATTATTATCAGTGTGTTTTTCCTCGCCCTGATCATAATGGTGTATTACCTGCTTCGCTACAATAACAACCTTCGCTTAAAAGAGCAGGAAGAGTTGCAGCTACAGGGAATGCTCAGGCATTCGGAGCTTGAAATGCTCAAGTTCCAGATCAATCCACATTTTATATTTAACAGCCTGAACTCGGTAAGCTCCCTTACTATTACCGATCCTGACAAGGCCCGGGACATGGTAATAAAACTTTCGGATTTTCTCAGGTCATCTCTGGGCAACCAAAGTCCGGAGAAGCATTCGCTAAAAGATGAGCTGGCACAAATGCAGTTGTACCTGGATATAGAAAGGGTGCGTTTTGGCGACAGGCTTACTGCGGTACACGAAATTGACCCGGCATGTCAAAGCATGACGCTTCCCAACATGATTTTACAGCCCATTTATGAAAATGCCATCAAATATGGAATTTATGAGCAATTAGAGGGCGTAGAAATAAAAACAACATGCAAATGCGAAGATGGAAATCTCAAGGTTTCGGTATCCAACAACTATGATTCTGAGGGAGCGCCACAAAAAGGAAAAGGAATAGGACTTAAAAATGTCCGCAACAGGCTGGAATTGACTTATGGCACAATGGGCCTGATGACTATTGAAAAAGAGAAAACGATATTTACAGTTCACTTGCTGATCCCCCAACCACCGAAAAAATGA
- a CDS encoding LytR/AlgR family response regulator transcription factor translates to MIKTLIIDDEKLARDVIRAYLKSHSDIEIVSECANGFEGVKAIHEVKPDLIFLDVQMPKLTGFEMLELLDTVPVIIFSTAYDKFALKAFEQSAADYLLKPYSQSRFNEAISKARQRLTGGGEDKELITKIQESREVAREGLDRLVVRLGSKIVIISLDKIDFIEAQDDYVAIHSEGKKYLKQLTMKYLESSLPENQFVRVHRSFIVSISSIDRLEAMSKDTYMAILKTGIKIPVSRSGYGSLKEVLNF, encoded by the coding sequence ATGATAAAAACATTAATAATAGATGATGAAAAACTGGCTCGGGATGTTATAAGAGCATATTTAAAAAGCCATTCTGATATAGAAATAGTATCAGAGTGCGCCAACGGATTTGAAGGTGTAAAGGCTATTCATGAGGTAAAACCCGATTTGATCTTTCTTGATGTGCAAATGCCCAAACTTACGGGTTTTGAAATGCTTGAGCTTCTGGATACAGTGCCAGTCATCATATTCAGTACAGCTTATGACAAGTTTGCGCTAAAAGCCTTTGAGCAAAGTGCTGCTGATTACCTGCTGAAGCCATATTCACAAAGCCGCTTTAACGAAGCTATATCGAAGGCCAGGCAACGCCTGACGGGAGGAGGAGAAGATAAAGAGCTGATAACTAAAATTCAGGAGAGCCGTGAAGTTGCCCGTGAAGGGCTTGATCGACTGGTAGTTAGACTGGGCAGTAAAATAGTTATTATTTCTCTGGATAAAATTGATTTTATAGAGGCTCAGGATGACTATGTTGCTATCCACAGTGAAGGCAAAAAATATTTAAAACAGCTTACCATGAAATACCTGGAATCCTCATTGCCTGAAAATCAATTTGTCAGAGTTCACCGGTCGTTTATAGTTTCCATTAGTAGTATTGACCGGTTGGAGGCCATGTCCAAAGACACCTATATGGCAATACTCAAGACTGGCATTAAAATTCCTGTAAGCCGATCGGGTTATGGTTCATTAAAAGAGGTGCTTAATTTTTGA
- a CDS encoding S8 family serine peptidase, protein MNFMTNYRLLLLVFLGAMLMRCTNDPNELEAPRVDQELLLIPRDQIDDQIMESLKATNEFNWKDASDQVLWSALMHSDSTLTIGYQPEGESDVNSRMATIDIKGKNWVQARENVVEEALYIINKGNDQPLESEDIDLRAHDVLPYVEIHITDPAVITRLRSLPNVRYVEPLGYEVDFSRYAAEGREESSKGCSNDPDSGIPAGDYTVVAPNAKVSWNYSYMNIPQAWNHSTGSGIAVGLIDTGISPNQTKLNGEFNSGYSSGRYVHKYGFYVSSWWPWDDPDGPNDQCGHGTAMAGTIAAPRSTSGSSVGVAYNANLVAVRGTGDVVINGSSEKTGVSDALVFLGNRSDVKIISMSIGDVFSNSKVADAIRYAYGKGKLIFAAAGTSTSFTNWYGVIFPASMNETVAVTGIKEGSGYQRCDICHSGDKVDFTVVMERSGSGKHALTLAMSGSSPSTVGGSSVATATAAGIAALVWSKNPTWTRTQVLNKMKQSADLYPGRSSEYGWGTLDALAAVN, encoded by the coding sequence ATGAATTTTATGACCAACTACAGATTACTGTTATTGGTATTCCTCGGCGCCATGCTGATGAGGTGTACTAATGACCCCAACGAACTGGAAGCTCCTCGGGTAGACCAGGAACTTCTGCTCATCCCAAGAGATCAGATTGATGATCAAATCATGGAATCCCTAAAAGCGACCAATGAGTTTAACTGGAAGGATGCGTCCGATCAGGTACTTTGGAGTGCCTTGATGCATTCAGACTCTACATTGACTATTGGTTATCAGCCAGAGGGCGAGAGTGATGTCAACTCAAGAATGGCTACCATTGATATTAAAGGAAAAAACTGGGTGCAAGCCCGTGAGAATGTTGTGGAGGAAGCCCTTTACATTATTAACAAAGGGAATGATCAGCCCCTTGAGTCGGAAGATATTGATTTGCGTGCACATGATGTATTACCTTATGTGGAAATACATATCACTGATCCGGCCGTAATCACCAGGCTCAGGTCTTTGCCAAACGTACGTTATGTTGAGCCTTTGGGCTATGAAGTGGACTTTTCCAGATATGCTGCTGAGGGTAGAGAGGAAAGCAGCAAAGGTTGCTCAAACGATCCGGATTCTGGAATCCCTGCAGGCGATTATACTGTGGTTGCCCCTAATGCTAAGGTGTCGTGGAACTACAGCTATATGAATATCCCTCAGGCGTGGAATCATAGCACAGGGAGTGGTATAGCCGTAGGCCTGATAGATACTGGTATATCTCCAAATCAAACCAAGCTTAACGGAGAATTCAATTCGGGATATTCCAGTGGAAGATATGTTCATAAATATGGCTTTTATGTAAGTAGTTGGTGGCCATGGGATGATCCTGACGGGCCCAATGACCAATGTGGCCACGGTACGGCTATGGCTGGTACTATTGCTGCTCCAAGAAGTACTTCCGGAAGCTCAGTAGGTGTAGCTTACAATGCTAATCTTGTAGCTGTAAGAGGTACGGGGGATGTAGTTATTAACGGAAGCAGTGAAAAGACCGGTGTTTCAGATGCTCTTGTTTTTCTTGGTAACCGAAGTGATGTAAAGATCATTAGCATGTCAATTGGTGATGTTTTCAGTAATTCTAAAGTTGCTGATGCCATACGCTACGCCTATGGTAAAGGAAAATTAATATTTGCGGCGGCAGGTACATCAACTTCATTTACTAACTGGTACGGTGTAATATTCCCGGCATCAATGAATGAGACTGTAGCTGTGACAGGAATTAAAGAAGGAAGCGGTTATCAGCGATGTGACATCTGCCATTCCGGAGATAAAGTAGATTTTACTGTGGTTATGGAAAGATCGGGAAGCGGTAAACACGCCCTTACCCTGGCCATGAGTGGCAGCAGCCCTTCAACAGTAGGAGGCTCTTCGGTGGCTACAGCCACTGCAGCAGGTATAGCTGCCTTGGTATGGTCCAAAAACCCAACCTGGACACGCACTCAGGTACTTAATAAAATGAAACAAAGTGCTGATCTGTATCCGGGCAGAAGCTCTGAATATGGATGGGGCACCTTAGATGCGTTGGCTGCGGTTAATTAA
- a CDS encoding RNA methyltransferase: protein MRKLANEELERKSIEEFKKSEKLPVVIFLDNIRSLNNVGSAFRTADAFLVEKIYLGGITGTPPHRDITKTALGATESVEWEHMSDTIAGIKKLKEDGYKIISVEQVDKSIMLNDFQPKVDEKYCLVFGNEVFGVDEKIVEESDECIEIPQHGTKHSLNISVSVGIVIWDFYNKIGYK from the coding sequence ATGCGCAAACTTGCCAACGAAGAACTGGAAAGAAAATCCATAGAAGAGTTTAAAAAAAGTGAAAAGCTTCCGGTCGTTATATTTCTGGATAATATAAGAAGCCTGAATAATGTCGGATCGGCCTTCCGGACGGCAGATGCATTCCTGGTAGAGAAAATCTATCTTGGTGGCATCACCGGAACACCCCCTCACAGAGATATAACTAAAACCGCACTGGGAGCCACCGAATCGGTAGAGTGGGAGCATATGTCGGATACAATTGCCGGAATTAAAAAACTGAAAGAAGATGGTTACAAAATAATCTCCGTTGAGCAGGTTGACAAAAGCATTATGCTAAATGATTTTCAGCCCAAAGTAGATGAGAAGTACTGCCTGGTTTTTGGAAATGAAGTTTTTGGCGTTGATGAAAAGATCGTAGAAGAATCTGACGAGTGCATTGAAATACCTCAACATGGCACCAAACACTCATTAAATATCTCGGTGAGTGTGGGGATCGTCATTTGGGATTTTTATAACAAAATTGGGTACAAGTAA
- the mutS gene encoding DNA mismatch repair protein MutS, with amino-acid sequence MAKTKDAKETPLMKQYNAIKAKYPGALLLFRVGDFYETFGEDAVKASKVLDIVLTKRANGAASHIELAGFPHHSLDTYLPKLVRAGNRVAICDQLEDPKSVKGIVKRGVTELVTPGLSFNDNVLEKKANNFLASIHFSKDRAGVAFLDVSTGEFMTAQGSKDYISKLFQGFNPSEVIFCKSAKEDLRQLFQDDYNTFSLDEWIYSFDFGYEKLTAHFQTTTLKGFGIEGMDDAIIAAGAVLYYLEETEHREVKHISSISRIDEDRYVWLDKFTIRNLELIYPQHDGGVPLIDILDCTVTPMGSRLLKKWMVLPLKEITTINERLNTVKGFTENTDLLDDIQQNLKQIGDLERLISKVAVGRINPREMNQLKKALKNTLPIKKILQESKFAELKKLADQINPCEFLLEKIENELKEEVPLTSNVGGLIKDGINEELDELRKIAYSGKDYLIQIQKREVERTGISSLKIAYNKVFGYYLEVSNAHKDKVPGEWIRKQTLVNAERYITEELKVYEEKILNAEDRLFVIEQKLFYELVVSAADYVTQIQQNARVLATVDCLNSFAIIARNNKYVMPEVNDSTAIDIKEGRHPVIEKQLPLGESYIPNDVFLDNDHQQIMVITGPNMAGKSALLRQTALIVLMAQMGSFVPAKQASIGMVDKVFTRVGASDNLSKGESTFMVEMTETASILNNLSDRSLVLMDEIGRGTSTYDGVSIAWSIVEFLHNHQDYCVKTLFATHYHELNQLTEDFPRIKNFNVSVKEVGDKIIFMRKLKEGGSEHSFGIHVAQLAGMPNKVVIRANEIMHFLEKDKHKNDTRKKLEEVPKANYQMSLFEADPKYKQVQEMMDTLDINTISPVEALLKLNEIKVVLKGKA; translated from the coding sequence ATGGCTAAGACCAAAGACGCAAAAGAAACTCCGTTAATGAAGCAGTACAACGCTATTAAAGCGAAGTACCCGGGGGCCTTATTGCTATTCAGGGTTGGTGATTTTTATGAAACCTTTGGTGAAGATGCTGTTAAAGCCAGTAAGGTTCTGGACATTGTATTGACCAAGCGTGCCAATGGAGCGGCTTCTCACATAGAGCTGGCAGGCTTCCCTCACCATTCACTGGACACTTATTTACCGAAACTGGTAAGGGCAGGTAATCGGGTGGCCATTTGCGATCAACTTGAAGATCCCAAGTCGGTTAAGGGTATAGTTAAAAGAGGTGTAACGGAGTTGGTTACCCCAGGCCTTTCCTTTAATGATAATGTTCTGGAGAAGAAGGCAAACAACTTTCTGGCCTCTATACACTTTTCGAAAGACCGGGCCGGAGTGGCTTTTCTGGATGTTTCTACCGGAGAATTTATGACTGCTCAAGGGTCAAAGGATTATATCTCTAAATTATTTCAGGGATTCAACCCTTCCGAGGTTATCTTCTGCAAATCTGCAAAGGAAGATCTCAGACAGCTTTTTCAGGACGACTACAATACCTTTTCATTAGACGAGTGGATCTACAGTTTCGATTTTGGCTATGAAAAACTGACGGCCCATTTTCAAACCACTACACTCAAAGGCTTTGGTATTGAAGGTATGGATGATGCCATTATTGCAGCCGGAGCTGTTTTGTATTATCTGGAAGAAACGGAACATCGCGAAGTAAAACATATCTCCTCAATATCCAGAATTGACGAAGACCGATACGTTTGGCTTGATAAATTTACTATTCGTAACCTGGAATTGATTTATCCACAACATGATGGAGGTGTACCACTAATTGATATTCTGGATTGCACGGTTACGCCGATGGGTTCGCGGTTGTTGAAGAAGTGGATGGTATTACCTCTAAAGGAAATAACCACGATCAATGAGCGATTAAACACGGTCAAAGGATTTACAGAAAACACCGATCTTCTTGATGATATTCAGCAAAACCTTAAGCAAATCGGTGACTTGGAAAGGTTAATATCCAAGGTAGCCGTTGGCCGCATTAATCCACGGGAAATGAACCAGCTCAAGAAGGCCTTAAAAAATACTTTGCCGATCAAGAAGATCCTGCAGGAGAGTAAGTTTGCAGAACTCAAAAAACTGGCGGATCAGATTAATCCCTGCGAATTCCTGCTGGAAAAAATAGAAAATGAGCTGAAAGAAGAGGTGCCGTTAACCTCCAATGTTGGCGGTTTGATCAAAGACGGCATTAATGAAGAACTGGATGAGCTGAGAAAAATAGCGTATTCTGGCAAGGATTATCTTATTCAGATACAAAAGCGAGAAGTTGAGCGCACGGGCATTTCTTCTTTAAAAATAGCTTACAATAAAGTTTTTGGTTACTACCTCGAAGTAAGCAATGCCCATAAAGATAAGGTACCTGGTGAATGGATCAGAAAGCAGACCCTGGTTAACGCCGAGCGATACATCACTGAGGAACTCAAGGTCTATGAAGAGAAGATTCTCAATGCAGAAGACAGGCTGTTTGTTATTGAGCAGAAATTATTCTATGAACTGGTCGTGAGTGCTGCTGATTACGTGACCCAAATACAGCAAAATGCAAGGGTTTTGGCTACCGTAGACTGTTTGAATTCTTTTGCTATCATCGCGAGGAACAACAAGTACGTAATGCCTGAGGTCAATGACTCTACTGCCATAGATATCAAAGAAGGTAGGCATCCTGTTATAGAAAAGCAGCTTCCCTTAGGTGAATCCTACATTCCCAATGATGTTTTTCTGGATAACGACCATCAGCAGATTATGGTTATAACAGGACCCAACATGGCGGGTAAGTCTGCTTTGCTCCGGCAAACAGCCTTAATTGTGCTTATGGCGCAAATGGGGTCTTTTGTACCAGCCAAACAGGCTTCGATTGGCATGGTTGACAAAGTTTTTACCCGTGTGGGAGCCTCTGACAACCTGTCAAAAGGAGAATCAACTTTTATGGTTGAGATGACCGAAACAGCCAGCATCCTTAACAACCTCAGTGACCGTAGCCTGGTGCTGATGGATGAGATCGGCCGGGGTACAAGTACCTATGACGGAGTCTCCATAGCCTGGTCTATAGTCGAATTTCTGCATAACCATCAGGATTATTGTGTCAAAACATTGTTTGCCACACATTATCACGAGCTTAATCAGTTAACGGAAGACTTTCCACGTATTAAAAACTTCAATGTATCGGTAAAAGAAGTTGGCGATAAGATCATCTTTATGCGAAAGCTGAAGGAAGGTGGTAGTGAACATAGTTTTGGTATTCATGTGGCACAACTCGCTGGTATGCCGAATAAGGTAGTTATAAGAGCCAACGAGATTATGCACTTCCTGGAGAAGGATAAGCATAAAAATGACACCCGCAAAAAACTTGAGGAAGTACCAAAGGCCAATTATCAAATGAGCCTTTTTGAGGCTGATCCAAAATATAAACAAGTGCAGGAAATGATGGACACCCTTGACATCAACACCATTTCACCGGTAGAAGCCCTTCTTAAACTTAATGAGATCAAAGTAGTACTAAAGGGCAAGGCATAA
- a CDS encoding porin family protein: MKLVQVVYAKAFLMLFGVSYAFAQEEASNTIEYGFKAGAVMSELSSSYHTGSRLGFTAGAFGSYQINDMLAVQAEVAYFQSGGTYLQFKDESRFGGSSDFFNNHVKDASVTLHNIYVPVQARFAPFSNPAFPKFLIGPYMSYNIAATESYQKTGQLNGNVFVTAAGEDVVSDQYKNFQFGAVAGLQFDIPTEGNFDLVIGAAYQYGITPVKESFSYIDFVEVTEDVTANAFSFTVGVKF, translated from the coding sequence ATGAAGTTAGTCCAAGTGGTATACGCGAAAGCCTTCTTGATGTTGTTCGGTGTCTCATATGCGTTTGCGCAGGAGGAGGCGAGCAACACAATTGAATATGGGTTTAAAGCGGGTGCTGTAATGAGTGAGTTAAGTTCGTCATATCATACAGGATCCAGATTAGGTTTTACAGCCGGAGCTTTCGGTTCTTATCAGATCAATGATATGCTGGCAGTACAAGCAGAGGTAGCTTATTTTCAATCAGGAGGTACCTATTTACAATTTAAAGATGAGTCCAGGTTTGGAGGATCATCAGATTTTTTCAACAACCATGTTAAGGATGCTTCAGTTACCCTGCACAACATTTATGTTCCTGTTCAGGCACGTTTTGCTCCTTTCAGCAATCCTGCTTTTCCTAAATTCCTTATAGGCCCATACATGTCATACAACATTGCAGCAACGGAATCTTATCAGAAAACAGGTCAATTAAACGGAAATGTTTTTGTAACCGCTGCAGGTGAAGATGTGGTTTCTGACCAGTACAAAAACTTTCAGTTTGGCGCCGTAGCCGGCCTGCAATTCGACATCCCTACTGAAGGAAATTTTGATTTGGTTATAGGAGCCGCTTATCAATATGGTATTACCCCGGTTAAAGAATCTTTCAGTTATATCGATTTTGTAGAAGTTACAGAAGATGTAACGGCCAATGCCTTCTCATTTACTGTTGGTGTTAAATTTTAA
- a CDS encoding acyl-CoA desaturase translates to MSEVVLEKRSKPILKQEIAFAMVHLLPLGALWTGATWFDWVVCAVLYFGRMFWITGGYHRYFSHKSYKTSRWFQFVIAFMAQTSAQKGALWWAAHHRHHHRYSDQPEDPHSMKLYGFWYSHIGWIVGPDYKKTDYKTIGDYAKYPELVWLNKNYLVPPLVLALVVMALGGWVNGGSPLLMFTQAGFSTLFIGFFLSTVILYHGTFSINSIMHKFGKQRYKTGDESRNSLWLALLTLGEGWHNNHHYYEVAARNGFFWWEVDFTYYGLKLFNWMGLIWDLKGVPKHILYSKDKQHAKELAAKLKHNELSVSELRKTA, encoded by the coding sequence ATGTCAGAAGTAGTATTAGAAAAAAGAAGTAAACCCATTTTAAAGCAGGAAATCGCGTTTGCGATGGTACACCTGCTTCCTTTAGGCGCATTATGGACGGGTGCTACCTGGTTTGACTGGGTAGTTTGTGCGGTTTTATATTTTGGCCGCATGTTCTGGATAACAGGTGGCTATCACCGTTATTTTTCACATAAATCATATAAGACATCACGTTGGTTTCAGTTTGTGATTGCTTTTATGGCGCAAACATCAGCGCAAAAAGGTGCTCTTTGGTGGGCAGCTCATCACAGGCATCATCACCGATACAGTGATCAGCCCGAAGACCCACATTCAATGAAATTGTATGGCTTTTGGTATTCACATATTGGCTGGATCGTTGGGCCTGACTATAAGAAGACAGACTATAAAACTATTGGCGACTATGCCAAGTACCCCGAGCTGGTATGGCTAAATAAAAATTACCTTGTACCACCGCTGGTGCTGGCATTAGTTGTAATGGCTTTAGGCGGCTGGGTCAATGGAGGCAGCCCGCTGCTCATGTTTACCCAGGCCGGATTCTCTACCCTATTTATAGGATTTTTCCTTAGTACCGTTATTCTTTATCATGGTACTTTTTCAATAAATTCTATTATGCATAAGTTTGGAAAGCAGCGCTATAAAACCGGGGATGAATCCAGAAACAGTTTATGGCTCGCTTTGCTTACTTTAGGCGAGGGCTGGCACAACAATCACCATTACTATGAGGTCGCTGCCAGGAACGGATTCTTCTGGTGGGAAGTTGATTTTACCTATTATGGCTTGAAACTTTTTAACTGGATGGGGCTAATATGGGATTTGAAAGGTGTGCCTAAGCATATACTTTACTCGAAAGATAAACAGCATGCCAAAGAGCTTGCCGCCAAACTTAAGCATAATGAGCTGAGTGTAAGCGAGCTTCGAAAAACAGCTTAA
- a CDS encoding sensor histidine kinase, producing the protein MSRNEEVINNIYQNQLDAILYSVNQYSDDVADSWTSKIESALSSSELSDSLPPAILEVLDVNSSIALIFLTDTSYNRKPLLYSYNDTLAKIASGRVEEAMQVNKSQVDRLVLYMESGFQKLQPLDIDLIINSKDLVTLVFILNKPIGNYLVCGIVLDPELFIGETLRPKLQTIAADKFILSAHQKGTDELVYTTIDTVNRYDYKAKAITNDFWILPDYYLGINLKGRGIDQIVMERTYLNLGLILLLNIVLLFGVWLAFKNVKKEIQLAENKSVFVSNVSHEIRTPLSLISMFAETLEMGRVPTQEKRQEYYQIISKEAQRLTAIVNKILNFSQVEANKSSYILKAVDLSDAVEEVLKTYTYHLESKGFKYSFLREENLIVEADKDALQEVIINVLDNAIKYSKDNKHIEIQTGTSGNRAFMSIRDRGIGIALKDQKYIFDKFYRVSTGDLAKGQGTGLGLSLVKHIIARHNGKIKVKSELGKGTTFTVYLLLKQQ; encoded by the coding sequence TTGAGCAGGAATGAGGAGGTAATCAATAATATTTACCAAAACCAGCTTGATGCCATCCTTTATTCGGTAAACCAATATTCTGATGATGTTGCAGATAGCTGGACCTCAAAAATAGAATCTGCCCTCTCCTCTTCCGAACTTTCCGATTCTTTGCCACCAGCCATTTTGGAGGTACTTGATGTCAATTCCAGTATAGCCCTTATTTTCCTGACAGATACATCTTACAACCGCAAACCACTTTTATATAGTTATAATGACACTTTGGCCAAGATTGCATCTGGCAGGGTTGAGGAGGCTATGCAAGTGAATAAGTCTCAGGTAGACAGACTGGTCTTATACATGGAAAGTGGGTTTCAGAAACTTCAACCTCTTGATATCGACTTAATCATAAACAGTAAAGACCTGGTAACACTGGTTTTCATTCTCAATAAGCCGATTGGTAATTATTTGGTGTGTGGTATAGTTCTGGACCCTGAATTATTTATCGGAGAAACACTGAGGCCTAAATTACAGACTATAGCTGCTGATAAGTTCATACTGTCTGCTCATCAAAAAGGTACAGATGAGTTGGTTTACACCACGATTGATACGGTTAACAGATACGACTATAAGGCTAAGGCCATAACCAATGACTTCTGGATTCTCCCCGACTATTATCTGGGCATAAACCTGAAAGGTCGCGGCATTGATCAGATTGTCATGGAAAGAACCTATCTCAACCTGGGTTTGATATTGCTTTTGAATATTGTGCTGCTGTTTGGTGTTTGGCTGGCGTTTAAAAATGTGAAGAAGGAAATCCAGTTGGCAGAGAATAAATCCGTATTTGTTTCCAATGTATCCCATGAAATCCGCACACCACTGTCATTGATCAGTATGTTTGCCGAAACCTTGGAAATGGGCCGGGTACCGACGCAGGAAAAGCGGCAGGAGTACTACCAGATCATAAGCAAGGAGGCCCAAAGGCTTACAGCCATTGTGAATAAAATATTGAACTTTTCGCAGGTTGAGGCCAACAAAAGCAGCTATATTCTTAAGGCAGTGGATTTGAGTGATGCTGTAGAAGAAGTTCTTAAAACCTATACCTATCATCTGGAAAGCAAAGGCTTTAAATACTCATTCCTCCGGGAGGAGAACCTAATTGTAGAAGCGGATAAAGATGCTTTGCAGGAGGTAATCATCAATGTGCTGGATAACGCGATCAAGTACAGTAAAGACAACAAGCATATTGAGATTCAGACAGGAACATCAGGGAATCGGGCATTTATGTCCATCCGTGACCGGGGAATCGGTATTGCCCTGAAGGATCAGAAATATATATTTGACAAGTTTTACCGGGTTTCGACTGGAGATTTGGCCAAGGGTCAGGGTACAGGTCTTGGATTGTCGTTGGTCAAACATATTATTGCCAGACATAATGGCAAGATCAAAGTAAAAAGTGAATTAGGAAAAGGCACTACCTTTACCGTATATCTTCTACTTAAACAACAGTGA